GGAAAAATCGTAAATAGAATTTTTTTCATCAATAAATAATTCGGGTCTATTAATAAGAAAATATTGCAAAGAAAGAAAAAACACACATTGGCCTACAACTACAAACATATTCGTATCAAAGGTGTCATTTCCTGTTATTATGCTTGAAAAACCGGTTACAGCCTGTAAAATATACATGATAAAAAATAACATTGTCAGATATTTGAACCAATAAAGAAGTTTTTCGGATAATTCAAAGGAGTATAAATCTTCTATGTTTTTCTTAGCATAACCAATACAGGCAAAACTTGCAATTGTATAAACTATTACAGAAACATAAGTTAAGGAATAATATACTATATACAAAGCTTTTTGTGTTTCCAAATCTCTAAAAAATTGTACTCTGAATATTGCTGTATCGCCGCGTAAAACCAAAGATAAACACAAAAACAAGAGAAATGGAATAAAGTGTATAATGTTTGCAGCGGCTAATGTTCTTATTTTCAACAAGGTTGCTCTCAAATATAATAATATCATCGGCCCGTATGCAAAAACAAAAAAATTAAGCGGCAAAGTATCACCGAAAAGATCCGGAAAACGAAGCTTTATTAACCCTATAGCAATATCAAAAATCATTAAAATAACAATCCCTGTTAATAAAGCCGATGAAGAAGCTTTACCTTTCTTGGAAATAAAAACAATTCCGGTAAATAAGGCTTGAACTATTGCAATGTAGTAAATGACCAAATTAAGAAGACTAGTATCTTGTATCATAATTGACTCATCAATTTATATTGATTATTTGCAAAGGTAATATTTTTTTATCTATCTTTGCGCCATGATGAAAAATTGTAAATATCTATTTTTATTTCTTTTTTTGATACAAAGTTCTCTTGTTCCGGCTCAAGACAAAAAGGTATCAGAAGATAAGATGAGTATACCTTTTTTAAGTCTTTCATATTCATATCAATTTCCATTTGTAGATATGTCTGAGCGTTTTGGATCCAACTCTACAATCGGAGCAGGATTTACGTATAAGACTCAGAATAATATTCTTTGGGGTATTGATTGGAATTTTCTTTTTAGCAATAATGTAAAATATAAAGATACCCTTTTTAAAGCGATTTCTTTTTCACAGGGGGATATGGATATTAATATTCTTAACGGGGCAGGACAACCGGCAATAATTAATATCTATGAACGCGGTCATATTATTATGTTTCGTGCCGGAAAGATTTTTGATGTATGGGCTCATAATCCGAATTCCGGTTTGTTTCTTACCGGGGGTTTAGGTCTTTTTACTCATAAAATCAGAATTGAAGTTTATCAAAACGATACACCTCAGCTTGATCCTGATTATAGAAAAGGTTATGATAGATGTTCGGTTGGTCCGGTTACCGGAATTCAATTAGGCTATATTTATTTTAATAATAACAGATTAATAAACTTTAAAGCCGAAATAGAAGCATACTACGGTCTTACGCATAGCATCCGAGCATATAATTTCGATACGATGTCTAAAGACACGAACTGGCGGCATGATGTTTTGGTCGGACTGAAAGTATCTTGGATTATACCCTTATATCCGAAAGCACCGAAAGATTTTTATTACGATTAATATATTGCTGCATTTATTTTATTTAAATGTATAACATTGCTCTTATAATATACTATTTTTTAATATGTATTTCTTGTCTTTTCAGTGAAAAAGCAAGAGAATGGGTACGCGGACGCAAAAACATTTTTAAAAGATTAAAAAAGATTGATCCCGGAAAAGGTATTATTTGGTTTCACTGTGCTTCTTTAGGGGAATATGAACAAGGATTACCTGTTATCATTAAAACCAAGGAAAAATACCCTGAACATAAAATTTTACTTACATTTTTTTCCCCTTCCGGATTTAAGAATAAAAAGTATCAAAAAGAAGTAGATTATACTTTTTATATGCCTCTTGACACAATAATTAATGCTTACAGGTTTATTAATATTGTAAGGCCCGTTTTTGTTGTGTTTGTAAAATATGAGTTTTGGTATAATAATCTTTGGGTGCTAAAAGAAGCTGATATTCCCATAATTTATATTTCTTGTAATATAAGAAAAACACAATATTTTTTTAGATGGTATGGCGGATGGTTTAGACAAAGACTTCGAAAGGTAACTCACTATTTTGTTCAGAATGAAGAATCGAAAAGATTATTGGAAAGTATTAGAATTAATCAGGTTACCATTGCCGGAGATACTCGTTATGATAGAGTTAAAGCTATTGCCGATACGGATTTCTACGATGAAAAAATAAGTTCTTTTATCGGAAACAGTGAAAATGTTTTTATTACGGGCAGTACCTGGCCGAAAGATGAAACGATGCTTTTGGAAATTCTCCCTAAACTTAGAAAGTATAAAATTATAATTGTTCCGCACGAAGTAACTGAAGATAATATAAATCGTATCAAAGAGCTATTTAATAATAGTGTTTTGTATAGTGAATATAAAATTTCAAAAGATTCGGATTCGAATATTTTAATTATTGATTGTATCGGATTATTATCACGGCTATATCGTTATGCTAAGTTTGCGTATATTGGCGGTGGATTCGGAAAAGGTATTCACAATATATTAGAAGCTGTTGTTTATGAAGTCCCGGTAATTTTCGGACCAAATTACAAATATTTTAATGAAGCTATAACCCTGATAAACGCCGGTGGTGCTTTTAGCTTTTCCAAAAAGGAAGAATTAATAGAAATTATTGATAATTTGCTCAACGATAATTTTCTGGAAAAGGCAAAAGGTTCTTGTCAGGAAATTATTGATAAAAACTTAGGAGCTACGGATGAGATTATGGAAGAATTAAGAATTAAGAATTAAGAATTATAATAATATATTCTTTGTTTTATATTATCAAAATAACTGCATTTAATAATCTCATTTTAATTTTCAATTAATTAAATTTCATTTTAAAATTCAAACCGGAATATTTAAGAAATTTCTCGACTTTTCTGTTATTGGGTTCGTCATCTAAATTACAAACGCGGACCTTTCCGCCAAGTGTTTTATAGATTCTTGATCCTTGTAATTTCAATCTCATTTTATCAAACAAACCAAATTTTTCCACATTAGTTTCAATAAGTGCTTTGGATTTGCTATCTACCATACTACTTGCATAAACTAATTCCAAGACTTTTGGTACCGTAAAAATTACAGTCGGCTTCATTTCGGTTATCAATGATAAAATCATTTTAAAATTCGAATGTCTTGGTTTAAATATAGTTGTATTTCCGAAAATTGCAGGAATCAGTGCGGTTGTAAGTTTACGATAAGAATATGATATCGGCATAATTGAGACAATAACATCATTTTCGTTTATTCCGGTTTCGGTTGCCTGTTCTTTTGCCTCTGCAATCAATTCTTCGTGAGTAAAATATATGATATTCGTACTGTAAAAATCTATATCAACTCTTGCCGCAGCTAAATCGGTAGATATAATATCCACTTTCGGCATTGTTAAACTGTTAACATTATTAGTTGATTTGAAATTTTGTTTTTGCTTTGCGTTTGGAGATAAAACACATTTTAGAATGTCAATATCTATTATCGTAAGATGTGTATCTTCACTAAGTTTCTCAAAAGTTATATCATTAAGAATATCTTTTTGCAAAAGTAAGAGGTTACATTCAGCCGCAATAGTTATTCTATGCAGAGTAGAAATATCTTTAAATTTTGAAATCGGGACTGCTATTGCACCCATTGTTGTAATTGCATAAAAAGCCATATTCCACTGAGGCGTATCTTCAGCAAGAATAGCTACTTTATCTCCTTTACTTATTCCATAATAATATAAAGTGTTTTGTATATCCTTAACCTTCGAAGCAAATTGTGAAAAAGTGTATTTTTCACCTAAATATGTTTCGAACATTATTTTTTCGCCGTATAATAATTTACCGTTTTTGAAGATGCTTTTAATAGTTGACATGACGATTATTTTTAAATTTTTATGCAAAAATCCAACTAATAAATTTTTCTGTCGCCTTAATAATAAATGTTGATGTCTGATTTACTTGGAAAAGATGTTTGTTTTTTTATTCGGACATTCAAAAATTTTATTCGAGCGTCCTTTTTTCTTTAATAAACAATCTATTACATGTTTATTTCCATATTAGGAAAAACATGATAAGTCCGATTAAAAAAAGCATAATACCGGACAAAAGAAGTGAAATTTTAATTATTTTAATGGTCTTAATTTTTTTTCCGAACCAAATTCCGAGAAAGCATATAATAAAAGAAAAAGCAATAAACAGTAACGGATATTGCCACGTTACAGGACAAAAAAGTTTTAATCCGAAAGTAGCCAGCATAACACTTAATCCGACCGCTACATTAGAAAAGAAATAATATTTAATATTTAATACATCTACGGAAAACAGAAATGCGTTTGATTTTCCTCCTTTATTTAATGTAGTGAAGCCAGCAACCAATATAAGAATTGCCCCCATAAACTTAATGTCGGAATTATTAAATAAGTAAGCTAAGCCCAGTCCTGCAAAAGAAAACGCACCTAATACAACCGTTGTTATACTGTTAAGTTTTAATACATCTTTAAACTGCAATGATTTTTCCATTCCGATTATCAACCCGATAGCAAACGGAATGAGTAGTAATGCAAAATATGTACAAATAATTAAAACAGGCATAATTCTTCGAAGTTTGTTTGAGTGCCCATATGCCCTATTCTAAAAACTTTCCCTTTTAATTCACCGTAGTTACCGCCAAAAACAATTCCTTTTTCTCTCATCTTTTTATCATATTTTTCCCAAGTATATCCATCAGGAATATAAGCGGCTGTAACCGTAGGGGAAGAATATTCAACTTTACGAGGAAATAGCTGTATTCCGGCTTCTTTTAATTTCATGATAACTTTCTGCGAACAGTCTTTATGTCTTTTAACAACATTATCAAACCCTTCGACAAAAATATTTTGAGTGGATTGATACAATTGAGCAATATTTACCCAACTTGGCGTATAAGGGAAGTATCCTGTTTTTTTAACATCCTTAAAAGGAAGTAGAGCATCATATCCTTGATAGTTAACCTTTTCTATTATTTCCCAAGCTTTATTACTAACTGTAAGAAAACATGTATTTGGTGGTGCGGACAATGCTTTTTGTGTTCCGCCCAGACAAAGATCAATATTATTTTTATCAGCATTTATATGTACCGCACCTACGGACGATACGGCATCCACATAAAAAAGGGGAACGTTATACATTTTTTTCAACTTTCCCAACACTGTAAGATCATTAAGTATTCCGCTTGGAGTTTCACAATGAACTGCCGTAATCATCTTCGGCTTAAATTCTGCAATAGTTTTTTCAATCAAATAATAATCTTCAAAACTACAGTCATAAGGAAATTCTATAATTTTCACTTCACAACCTATGCTTTCAGCCATTGTTCCAATTCCGGTACCGAAAATGCCGGTTGAAATTGCTAAAACTCTATCATCAGGAACCAAGCAGCTATTTAATCCGCTCCACAAAGCAAGCATACCTTCGCCCGTCATAATAACAACATCGCCTCTTGTATTAAAAAGTTTTTTTAAATCGCTTACACAGTTATTGTACAATGTAAGAAATTCCGGCTCAACATCAGCCGAACCGAAATTCATCAATCCAATATTTAAAACATTTTCAGAAACTGTTGTTGGTCCCGGAAAAAACGAATATCTATACGTTTTCATGAGAATTACAAGATTAAATTATAATTTCAAATAAAAAATGGTCAATTAATTTATTTCAGCGGTTCTAATTTAACGGTAAAGTGTCTCATTAGTTCGGCTTCCCAAACAATTTTTACTCCTCTTGTGATAGATTCTCTTCTATCATATACATTTTTCAGAGCAACAGCAACAACATCCATATGATTATTTGTATAAACACGTCTTGGAATTGCAAGTCTCAGCAAATCAAGTCCGTTGAAACGATTTTCACGAGTAACCGGATCTCTGTCGGCTAATAAATATCCTATTTCGCAACCACGAATACCAGCTTCAAGATATAATTCGATAGTTAAAGTTTGAGCAGGAAATTCATTTTTAGGGACATGAGTTAAAACTTTAGGAGCATCAACAAATATAGCATGGCCACCTGCAGGTCTTTGGTAAGGAATATTAAAGTCGTCTAATCTTTTAGCAAGATATTCAACTTGTTTAATACGTGTTTCAAGATTTTCAAATTCAGTATTTTCATCCAAACCTACTGCAAGAGCATTCATATCTCTTCCGCTCATTCCTCCGTACGTTATATAACCTTCGTAAACGATTGTTTTAACCTTAGCACTTTCATACCATTCTTCCAAATTTGTAGCAATAAATCCGCCCATATTAACAATAGCATCTTTCTTAGCGCTCATAGTCATACCGTCTGCAAAGGTGAACATTTCACGACAGATTTCTTTTATTGTTTTATTTTCGTAGCCCTTTTCTCTTACTTTGATAAAATATGCATTTTCGGCAAAACGAGCCGAATCAAATAAAACCGGTTTATTATATTTCTTAGCAACTTCACGAACTTCGCGGAGATTTTGCATAGAAACAGGTTGTCCGCCAGCAGTATTATTAGTAATCGTAACAATAATAAACGGAACATTACCTGCATTTTCAGCAAGGAATCTCTCCAATTTTGTTACATCAACATTTCCTTTAAAAGGAATTTCGAGTTGAGTATTTTTTGCTTCATCAACAGTAAGATCAACGGCAAAAGCTTTACGGGATTCTATATGACCTTTTGTTGTATCGAAATGAGAATTTCCGGGTATATAATCACCTTCATGAACTAAACAAGAAAAAAGAACATTTTCAGCGGCTCTACCTTGGTGAGTCGGGATAACATATTTAAATCCTGTTATTTTAGTTATCATATCTTTCATTTTATAGAAAGAATTAGCACCTGCATAACTTTCATCACCGACCATCATTTCCGCCCATTGGCGGTCACTCATTGCACCGGTTCCCGAATCGGTAATCAAATCAATATATACTTGTTCCGCTTTTAATTGAAAAACGTTATAATTAGCCTCCTTAATCCATTGTTTTCTTTCTTCGAGGGTACTACGTTTAATCGGTTCAATCATCTTAATTTTATAAGACTCTGCAAAAGGTAATTTCATTTATAATTATTTTTAAAGTTAAATTCAATTTTTTTATGCAAAGATATGAAATAATTAAACATTTAGAATTAAAATTTTAGAATTGATATAATGATGTGATCTTTTTTGATAACGCCGAAAAATATTAAATTCCGTAAGTTTTTTAGTATCTTTTCCTGAAAAAGTCTGAATTATAAGAAAATTAACAGACGTAGTAAAAATCATTATTTTGTTCGAATAATTAAATATTTGATTGAAAATAAAAATGCCCTAGACTTAGAAAGTCGAAAAATAATTTTATCTGCTTAAGAAGTTTTACTAGCTTTTCTATTTCTCCCTAGACTTAGAAAGTCTTTATTGTCAAATATTTGTTATCTATATTCACTAAACTTAGAAAGTTTCTTTTATTTTTAAAAAATATTGTGTTTAAGTTTGATTTTTAAAAAAAAGTTTCTAATTTTGTTGCCAAATATAATGCAGAAAAAGGATTTTTTATAGAGATTTAATATATAAAAACATGTATAAGTTCACATGTTTTTAAATATAAATATAAACCTTAAATTTTTATCTTTATGAAAAATTTTTATTCTTTTTTGTTCTTTTTAATTCTGGTAGTATTTTATTCTACTAATGCATATTCCCAACAATATGCGGCTTCTAAACTTATCACAAACAGTGACGGAGTGTCCTATAAACTTGATTATTTAAATACAGCTTCTCCTCAAAAACAGTCTGATGCAGTTGCAGAAAATGTTGAGATAATTTGGTCAAAATCTGAATCCTATTCAATTGGTGAGCATGTGTATTATTCTAAAGAAACCGAAAAAAGTTTTGTTAATTGGGCTTTAAATGATAATCGCGTAGCTCAATACGGAAATACAAATTCCGCTATTTGGGAATTTCCAACTTCATTCGATTTTACAAAAGCTTTTTCAAATAAGGAAGGAAGTTTATACATTGTAACAGATGGAACGGAAATATATGTTCTAGATCCGGTTACCGGAAATCTTCTTTGGGAAAAAAGTATTGCTTCGGGAGTTTCTTATGCTGCGGCTTATCCCGACGGAACAGGTTTTTATTTTAGCGACGGCGATTACAAAGTATATTCTTGTCTGATAAATTCTCAAACACCAGTATGGACAATACAAGCCGAAAATGGTATTGTAGGCATCAATATTTCCGAAGATCATTCTCAAGTAATTATTTGTCTATCGCAACCTGCAACAAAAGCATTAATCATTGATCCTCAAAATGGGAATGTAAAACAAGAATTATACTATTATAATAATTCTCCAACACAAACTCCGGCTTTTAGTGCTAATGGTGAATATTTGGCTATGGCCGATTTTAGTGGTAAAGGTACTTTATACAAGCTGGTAAACGGTACATATGAACAACAATGGCAAACATCTTTACAACATTCAAGTTCATCTTCAACATGGGGAAGTGGCATCGCTATATCAGCTGACGGTTCTACAATTGCATTTGGAACTCTTGGTTTTACAAGTACCGGTTATATGGGTTCAGTATATGCTTTCAACAATTATTCCGGAGAACCTGTATGGTCATTTCATGATTGTGGAGATCAAATATGTTATATTTCCATTACCGATGATGGTAGTTTAATAGCCTGTGCAGGCTATGGTCCGTTGGATCATTCAAGTCCCGATTTGTATATTTTCCGCAAAGAAAGTTCCGAACCAATTTCTACACTTGGCACTTCCGGTTCATTTTCTTATGTAGATATAGCTTCGGACGGTTCAAAAGGAATTACTGCCGGAAAGGGTGTACATGCTCGAGAAATGGGATATGGAGGTCAGGCATATTTTTTTAACCCGGTACCTTCAACATTCGGTAATCTTAGCGGAATTGCAGACCTTATAGGTAACGACGATAATAGCTTAGTTTTAATCACTCTAGAAAACATTGATGATTATTATGCTTATTCTAAAGTTTCCGGTGATTTCGACATAAAATATATACCTGCCGGTACATATTCATTAACTGCTTCTAAACAAGGGTATTATTCACAAACTGTTGAAAATATTGTTATTACTGCCGGTAATACTACTAATATTAATATAGATTTACAACCTGCCGGAGAAGCTGTTAAAAATTTATTTGCCTCTCAAGGCGCATATCCAACTGTTAATCTCAGCTGGAATGAATACGAAGGTTCTTGCATAGGATATAATATTTATAGAAAACAAAACGAAAATGCTCCGTTTACAGATGTTTTTGCATCAGTTGGTGTAAATGAAACCGAATTTATTGATGATACGGCGCTACCTACATTCAATTATTATTATACAGTGACTGCTATTATCACCGCAGACTTGGAAGGTCCTTTTTCAAATACGGCATTGGGCTATACCTTAACATCATTTATTACTAAAGAAATTGATATATATAATACTTCAATAATTCCGAATATTGATGGTGTAATATCTGCCGGAGAATGGGATGATGCTTTTGTTTTCGATGCTTCGGATTTTCTCGGTAGTGACGGATCTTATCAACCAGTAGGAAGTGTTATTATGTACATTAAAGCAGATGAAGATAATTTATATGTTGCCGTTGAAAATAAAAATGATACTCAACTAAGTTCAGGTGATAGAACTGCTTTTTATATTGATGACAATTTTAACGGTGTATATGAAGAATCC
The DNA window shown above is from Bacteroidales bacterium and carries:
- a CDS encoding 3-deoxy-D-manno-octulosonic acid transferase; protein product: MYNIALIIYYFLICISCLFSEKAREWVRGRKNIFKRLKKIDPGKGIIWFHCASLGEYEQGLPVIIKTKEKYPEHKILLTFFSPSGFKNKKYQKEVDYTFYMPLDTIINAYRFINIVRPVFVVFVKYEFWYNNLWVLKEADIPIIYISCNIRKTQYFFRWYGGWFRQRLRKVTHYFVQNEESKRLLESIRINQVTIAGDTRYDRVKAIADTDFYDEKISSFIGNSENVFITGSTWPKDETMLLEILPKLRKYKIIIVPHEVTEDNINRIKELFNNSVLYSEYKISKDSDSNILIIDCIGLLSRLYRYAKFAYIGGGFGKGIHNILEAVVYEVPVIFGPNYKYFNEAITLINAGGAFSFSKKEELIEIIDNLLNDNFLEKAKGSCQEIIDKNLGATDEIMEELRIKN
- a CDS encoding carboxypeptidase regulatory-like domain-containing protein: MKNFYSFLFFLILVVFYSTNAYSQQYAASKLITNSDGVSYKLDYLNTASPQKQSDAVAENVEIIWSKSESYSIGEHVYYSKETEKSFVNWALNDNRVAQYGNTNSAIWEFPTSFDFTKAFSNKEGSLYIVTDGTEIYVLDPVTGNLLWEKSIASGVSYAAAYPDGTGFYFSDGDYKVYSCLINSQTPVWTIQAENGIVGINISEDHSQVIICLSQPATKALIIDPQNGNVKQELYYYNNSPTQTPAFSANGEYLAMADFSGKGTLYKLVNGTYEQQWQTSLQHSSSSSTWGSGIAISADGSTIAFGTLGFTSTGYMGSVYAFNNYSGEPVWSFHDCGDQICYISITDDGSLIACAGYGPLDHSSPDLYIFRKESSEPISTLGTSGSFSYVDIASDGSKGITAGKGVHAREMGYGGQAYFFNPVPSTFGNLSGIADLIGNDDNSLVLITLENIDDYYAYSKVSGDFDIKYIPAGTYSLTASKQGYYSQTVENIVITAGNTTNINIDLQPAGEAVKNLFASQGAYPTVNLSWNEYEGSCIGYNIYRKQNENAPFTDVFASVGVNETEFIDDTALPTFNYYYTVTAIITADLEGPFSNTALGYTLTSFITKEIDIYNTSIIPNIDGVISAGEWDDAFVFDASDFLGSDGSYQPVGSVIMYIKADEDNLYVAVENKNDTQLSSGDRTAFYIDDNFNGVYEESGNDSEGNYWINYGPAGTYSVQYRPIYNTGGVGDTYTLTCDVAASDAVGYVVAEFTLPIGSDDHDITPGNMNKSKAYIYVRDGAYGNQDGQWPYDNAETFVPVGYGIMNFYATDDVPPPPENLRYNPSYFNSPEFVAISWDMPEINDLDYFNVTVKNVNSGNEEIIETPGNQIIYNVEDLTTYNVTVTTVDKAGQESVDSENLEIITNFMGIVDFDKSSFIIYPNPTSNILNIKTETNKNNIVEIYNISGNIVGKYEMSNNALNIDVSKLSNGIYFIKLGKSVRKFIKH
- a CDS encoding aminotransferase class V-fold PLP-dependent enzyme, yielding MKTYRYSFFPGPTTVSENVLNIGLMNFGSADVEPEFLTLYNNCVSDLKKLFNTRGDVVIMTGEGMLALWSGLNSCLVPDDRVLAISTGIFGTGIGTMAESIGCEVKIIEFPYDCSFEDYYLIEKTIAEFKPKMITAVHCETPSGILNDLTVLGKLKKMYNVPLFYVDAVSSVGAVHINADKNNIDLCLGGTQKALSAPPNTCFLTVSNKAWEIIEKVNYQGYDALLPFKDVKKTGYFPYTPSWVNIAQLYQSTQNIFVEGFDNVVKRHKDCSQKVIMKLKEAGIQLFPRKVEYSSPTVTAAYIPDGYTWEKYDKKMREKGIVFGGNYGELKGKVFRIGHMGTQTNFEELCLF
- a CDS encoding tryptophanase, with amino-acid sequence MKLPFAESYKIKMIEPIKRSTLEERKQWIKEANYNVFQLKAEQVYIDLITDSGTGAMSDRQWAEMMVGDESYAGANSFYKMKDMITKITGFKYVIPTHQGRAAENVLFSCLVHEGDYIPGNSHFDTTKGHIESRKAFAVDLTVDEAKNTQLEIPFKGNVDVTKLERFLAENAGNVPFIIVTITNNTAGGQPVSMQNLREVREVAKKYNKPVLFDSARFAENAYFIKVREKGYENKTIKEICREMFTFADGMTMSAKKDAIVNMGGFIATNLEEWYESAKVKTIVYEGYITYGGMSGRDMNALAVGLDENTEFENLETRIKQVEYLAKRLDDFNIPYQRPAGGHAIFVDAPKVLTHVPKNEFPAQTLTIELYLEAGIRGCEIGYLLADRDPVTRENRFNGLDLLRLAIPRRVYTNNHMDVVAVALKNVYDRRESITRGVKIVWEAELMRHFTVKLEPLK
- a CDS encoding long-chain fatty acid--CoA ligase, which encodes MSTIKSIFKNGKLLYGEKIMFETYLGEKYTFSQFASKVKDIQNTLYYYGISKGDKVAILAEDTPQWNMAFYAITTMGAIAVPISKFKDISTLHRITIAAECNLLLLQKDILNDITFEKLSEDTHLTIIDIDILKCVLSPNAKQKQNFKSTNNVNSLTMPKVDIISTDLAAARVDIDFYSTNIIYFTHEELIAEAKEQATETGINENDVIVSIMPISYSYRKLTTALIPAIFGNTTIFKPRHSNFKMILSLITEMKPTVIFTVPKVLELVYASSMVDSKSKALIETNVEKFGLFDKMRLKLQGSRIYKTLGGKVRVCNLDDEPNNRKVEKFLKYSGLNFKMKFN
- a CDS encoding AraC family transcriptional regulator, which gives rise to MIQDTSLLNLVIYYIAIVQALFTGIVFISKKGKASSSALLTGIVILMIFDIAIGLIKLRFPDLFGDTLPLNFFVFAYGPMILLYLRATLLKIRTLAAANIIHFIPFLLFLCLSLVLRGDTAIFRVQFFRDLETQKALYIVYYSLTYVSVIVYTIASFACIGYAKKNIEDLYSFELSEKLLYWFKYLTMLFFIMYILQAVTGFSSIITGNDTFDTNMFVVVGQCVFFLSLQYFLINRPELFIDEKNSIYDFSGGKQLDNYYNKSKIPKDTLDQCAEKLVKLMEEKKIYLKNDLNLQDVSEMINYPKHYITQALNLILKKNFYLFVNEYRVNEFKARVADKKNNNLTIMSIAYDSGFNSKSTFNSIFKKFTGQTPSEYVNLIRANNHKK